A window of Vicia villosa cultivar HV-30 ecotype Madison, WI unplaced genomic scaffold, Vvil1.0 ctg.001340F_1_1, whole genome shotgun sequence contains these coding sequences:
- the LOC131634723 gene encoding uncharacterized protein LOC131634723, whose protein sequence is MAGRMLKWSLELSEFDIQYESWKALKAQALADFVVEMTSNTFSPPSAENKWTIYVDGASSSSGSGAGVILENDEGLIIEVSLVLSFTTSNNQAKYEAFLVGLRLAEDVGAREVKIYTDSQLVASQVKGDYQAKNDVLVEYLALIKEKMKNFAKEEVEHIPREHNSRADVLSKLASTRKKGGNKTVIQEILSKPSVDKSTPLMQVHAIGDDHCWMAPIYNLLTKDELPTDTKEASIIKRRACSYVIVEGKLYRRGFSIPLLKCVDASHALEILQELHEGINGQHLGGRSLARKALRAGYYWPTMQQDAKEYVQKCDKCQRHADMHLAPLHQLKSLSSPWPFSTWGMDLLGPFPIGSYKNKYLVV, encoded by the coding sequence atggccgggagaatgctaaaATGGTCCCTGGAGCTATCCGAATTCGACATCCAATACGAAAGCTGGAAAGCACTAAAAGCTCAGGCACTGGCCGATTTTGTGGTCGAGATGACCTCGAACACCTTCTCCCCTCCTTCCGccgagaataagtggaccatctacgtagatggcgcctcaagcagctCAGGAAGCGGAGCCGGCGTCATCTTGGAAAACGATGAAGGACTCATCATTGAGGTATCCTTGGTTTTATCCTTCACCACTTCGAACAACCAGGCCAAATACGAGGCTTTCCTCGTCGGCCTACGACTTGCTGAGGACGTAGGCGCTCGGGAAGTAAAGATTTACACtgactcccaactcgtcgcatcccaaGTCAAGGGCGACTACCAGGCCAAAAACGATGTCCTCGTCGAATACCTCGCACTGATCAAAGAGAAAATGAAAAACTTTGCAAAAGAAGAAGTCGAGCACATACCTCGAGAGCATAATTCCCGGGCCGACGTGCTCTCCAAACtcgcgagcacgagaaagaaaggcgGGAACAAGACAGTGATCCAAGAAATCCTCTCAAAACCAAGTGTGGATAAGAGTACACCCCTGATGCAAGTGCACGCCATCGGCGACGATCATTGCTGGATGGCCCCGATATATAATTTGCTCACAAAGGACGAACTGCCGACGGACACAAAGGAGGCCTCCATAATCAAAAGACGGGCCTGCTCGTACGTCATCGTCGAGGGCAAACTATACAGACGAGGATTTTCCATTCCTCTTCTCAAATGCGTCGACGCCTCCCATGCGCTCGAGATACTGCAGGAACTTCACGAGGGGATCAACGGCCAGCACCTCGGTGGCCGATCACTGGCAAGAAAGGCTCTTAGAGCCGGatactattggccgaccatgcagcaagatGCCAAAGAATATGTCCAGAAGTGCGATAAGTGTCAACGCCACGCCGATATGCACCTAGCTCCCCTGCACCAGCTTAAATCCCTATCATCGCCCTGGCCATTCTCCACTTGGGGAATGGAtctcctcggaccattcccgATAGGATCATACAAAAACAAGTACCTGGTggtctga